A DNA window from Brenneria izadpanahii contains the following coding sequences:
- the hupA gene encoding nucleoid-associated protein HU-alpha: MNKTQLIDVIADKADLSKVQAKAALESTLAAITESLKEGDAVQLVGFGTFKVNHRNERTGRNPQTGKEIKIAAANVPAFVSGKALKDAVK, from the coding sequence ATGAATAAGACTCAACTGATTGATGTAATTGCGGACAAAGCTGATCTTTCAAAAGTACAAGCAAAAGCTGCTCTGGAATCAACTCTGGCGGCAATTACAGAGTCTCTGAAAGAAGGTGATGCAGTACAATTAGTTGGTTTTGGTACGTTTAAAGTAAACCATCGTAACGAGCGCACTGGCCGCAACCCGCAAACCGGTAAAGAAATCAAAATCGCTGCCGCCAATGTGCCAGCATTTGTTTCTGGCAAGGCTCTGAAAGACGCTGTTAAATAA
- a CDS encoding DUF1481 domain-containing protein codes for MPVKSLSRGADSPLLLLLRRLVIGAAIFSIVACSGHTPPSAVFASGYISDSGIVRLWRKDDAQQDTIRLISVYNPFQGDGTVVTRYLYQQGNVREIKRTLEARKDDTQIRFAEDGAVSFMQRQLAERRESISDDDIALYQWDAQRARELSDVLQAGNVILRQGALQGDQVTTCDGSRIRPDFDQSSQDWIAQKRQQLTGPLSIAWLEASEGTQLLLVDRGDFCRWDAEANRL; via the coding sequence ATGCCGGTTAAGAGTTTAAGCAGGGGGGCGGATTCGCCCCTTTTGCTTTTATTGCGCCGGCTCGTCATTGGCGCAGCGATATTTTCAATTGTGGCCTGTAGCGGCCATACCCCCCCTTCGGCGGTTTTCGCCAGCGGCTACATTTCCGACAGCGGGATTGTTCGTCTGTGGCGGAAAGATGACGCTCAGCAAGATACCATCAGGCTGATATCGGTTTATAACCCGTTTCAGGGCGATGGCACGGTCGTGACCCGTTATTTGTATCAGCAGGGTAATGTGCGTGAAATCAAAAGAACCCTGGAAGCCCGGAAAGATGATACCCAGATACGTTTCGCGGAAGACGGCGCCGTCAGCTTTATGCAACGCCAGTTGGCTGAGCGACGCGAGTCAATCTCCGATGACGATATTGCGCTCTATCAGTGGGATGCCCAAAGGGCGCGGGAATTGAGCGATGTCCTTCAGGCAGGGAATGTCATATTAAGGCAGGGAGCGTTGCAGGGCGATCAGGTCACTACCTGCGATGGTTCGCGCATCAGGCCCGATTTTGACCAATCTTCACAGGATTGGATTGCCCAAAAGAGACAACAGCTTACCGGTCCGCTGAGCATTGCATGGCTGGAAGCATCGGAAGGGACGCAGTTGCTGCTGGTCGATCGGGGCGATTTTTGCCGCTGGGACGCTGAAGCAAACAGGCTGTAG